AAAGAGCTATAGCAAGAAAAAACAGGGATTTTAAAACGGCTGATGCAATCAGGGATGAGCTTGCAAAAAAAGGCATTATACTTGAGGATGCTAAAGGATATACTCGATGGAAAGTGAAAAGATAGTTCTGGAAGTGGATAAAAACGATACAGAAAGCACAGCGCTTGAGAGTTATCTAAAAGAGATAGCTAACATTCCTGTTTTGACAGCAGATGAGGAAAAAGAGCTGGGCTACAGGATAAGAAAGGGTGATAAGGAGGCTTTAAAGAAGCTCGTTAAACACAACTTAAGGTTCGTTGTCAGTGTGGCAAAAAAATACAAGAATTTAGGCATTCCTTTACTTGATTTGATTAATGAGGGCAATTTAGGTTTAATTAAGGCAGCAAAGAAGTTTGACCCTGATAAAGATATAAAGTTTATCTCCTATGCAGCCTGGTGGATAAAACAATCGATTATGAAATATATAACCGAGCAGTCTGCGCCTATCAAGATTCCCGTTAAAGCAAAAAACAGAATTCAAAAGCTTGATAATTTAAAGGAAGCCTACAGAATGCAGTTTAATGAGGATCCAATGGATAAGCAGCTTCAGGAAATGGCAGACCTAAGTGAAAAAGAACTAAAAAATGCCGAGTTTTCAAGGATATATGTGGATTCTTTGGATGAATATGTTGGTGATGATAAGGATGTGT
This portion of the Hippea jasoniae genome encodes:
- a CDS encoding sigma-70 family RNA polymerase sigma factor — its product is MESEKIVLEVDKNDTESTALESYLKEIANIPVLTADEEKELGYRIRKGDKEALKKLVKHNLRFVVSVAKKYKNLGIPLLDLINEGNLGLIKAAKKFDPDKDIKFISYAAWWIKQSIMKYITEQSAPIKIPVKAKNRIQKLDNLKEAYRMQFNEDPMDKQLQEMADLSEKELKNAEFSRIYVDSLDEYVGDDKDVSLGELISVEDESAEDRYIKESLIEEVNKFIETLPQRDKDIIKLRYGLYDGRPRTLREIGEKYGISKERVRQLENNILKKLKKRFKNYQ